The DNA window GTAGTCTTAAGCAAGCAAAACTAAAGTGTATGGAGGATATAGTCTTATAATATCTGTAATGATAATAATCCTAAAATTAACAAAAGAGTTGGATTAGATTGCAGATCCCCAATAAAACTCACCTCGTATTTGAAAATAAGAGTAAAAAATATATTCAAGTCCCGTGGCTGGCATGAGGGGGGAATCATCACATTGTAAATTGAGCTTAAATAGATTAGCAGTAAACAGAGTATATTTATTATCTATTAATACGTGGGAGGTAATGGGGCCAGGGATGACCATCTATATCGTcagctaattcaatttttattttatttattttctttgggTTTCAATTCCCAATGAGAAAGAGATAATAAAGGCAGAGTTGGTTCTGATTTTTGGTCTGGTAAAACTTGGGAGTGAGTGTTTGAActgtagaaaattaaaaaaaaaattacaaataaataaatttggtGTAAGAGATAGAGAGATAGAAAAGGAGAAAGTAGAATAGAGGTGGGTGTTGTACTAAATATAACTACCGTACATATATTACTAAGCAAACCTTTTGTTGTACTTAATACTTAATTCCCCCAAATCAAATGGAGCTGTTTTATGCTTCGTATGGATCCACTTTTCCCGCTTCTCTTCACTCCTTCACCATAATAAAACTACATTATTCCTATCTCTTTTTAGGAGTTGAGACTTGAGACACAAAGCTCTTGATCTTTTCAAGcctaaactctctctctctctctctctctctctctctctctctctctctctctctctctctctctcgctcatAACAACACACATATTTCAAAACGAgcctttatataaataaataaagaagatCGAGCTTTGTGGTCTGTGAAGTAGTTGCTAAAGTAGTTATGGGGAAGGAATACTGGTATTGGGGTGGAAAATCCtcgaagagaggaagagaagcAGTAGCTAAAGACGCAGCCACTGCTTCGGCGGGTTGCATGTGCGCAGTGTTTCAGTTGTTTGATTTTCAACAGTTTCAGCTCCCTAATTTAAACCAGGATGCTAAACCCTCTTTCAAACAAGGCAGCAGTCCTTTCATTCAGCTCCAAGAGCCTGTTAGTCCAAAAGGTAAGCACATACACTTATTTATAATGAAtgttattatgaattattttctCTTTTGTATTCATGTCTTGACTATACTACTATATTATGGCTGGAATTTGTGAAATTCATTCAGGTATAGAGGCACCAAGAAACAGTTTGAAATCTGATGAGGGTACATCACTATCATCTATcatagaggaagaagaagatactaaagaaaatttcaatttgACTATCCCAACTGTAAGAGTCTTAATAAGTACTTATCAGTGTCcacatttcatatattttattactattattattatataaatatttatgatgGTTGATTAAAAATCCAGATGGGTATTCAAATCAAAACAAATGGAGGGTCAAGATCATCATCAAAAGCTGGAGGAGCTATCAGTGATTTTTCCTCGGACACTAGTAGCTCTCCAAGTACCAAAACTCCAAGCTTGGTAGCACGATTAATGGGCCTAGACCTTCTTCCAGAGACCAACTCCCCAAGTTTTACTCCACCGGCCTCTCATTCAGCCCAACAAAATCGTGTCAAGAGATTACCTCTAAGGCCTCGCCAACCTCAGCTCCAAACCAAAGATCTTACTAATTATTCAGGCACTCGTTCATTGCCGGAGACTCCAAGAATATCATTGGCCAGAAGATCCGACGTCGACTATCACCCCCGTCTCTCGCTTCAAATCAATAAagagaacaacaacaacaacaacaacaacaacaacgcTGCTAATCTTTGTACTGATGATTTGGACTTCTCAAAGTTATCTGCTTTAAGAAGAAAGCAGTTAAGAGTTCATGAAACCGACCATCATCATTACGAGAGCAGTACTCGAAGTCCAGGTCATTACGCTAGACAGATTGTTAAGCAGGTGAAAGAGAGTGTAAGCAGGAAAGTTGGTTTGGTGGACATAACAAACACATCTTCTAGGAACAGAGAATATAATCAGAGCAAAGATGAACTTGTTAAACAGCTCAAATCCAAGAAAGTTTCAAAGGGTTTGGCCAAACTTGATGACCAAGCAAGCGGAGCAAAGAATTACTCGTTATCAATATCAAACAATTCCTGTTCTCCAAGGCTCAGATTCACAGACCCCAAGACTATTAGGACTATTAGTACTATTAGTACTACTTGTACTACTACTgctccaacaacaacaacaacaacagcatCAACAGCAACAACATCTTTATGCGCCAGTAGTAAAGATCAAATTAGCATTCAAATTTCAAGGCCATTGCCAATAATGACGACATCATCTTCATCACTTGCGCCGGACAAATTAGCTACAGTCAAGTCAAAGGCATTGCAAGAGAGAGGAGGCCATCATGAGACGACGTCGTTTCACCAAAAAAGTAGAACATCAACGAAAAAAGCTGGGCGTGAAGCAGGGTTCGGTGCAAGGCTACAAAAGATGCAGGAAGAGACATTTGTTCGTTCTTCAACATCTACCAGAAGCAATATTCCTGACAAGAAATGCAAGAAGACCCCTTTGTCTAACAATCTTCTTAATAACATCAATGTCCCAACTCTCTTTTCGGTCAAGAAAAGTCATCCCATCTCTCATAATAAACAGGTCCAAAAActatatttcaattttttttttttttttaatttaaacccATTTATTTGTttcattatattaatttttgaatttcaataatTTCTGTGCTcataattttttcaacttatccTTTGTTACGTTGCGTTTTTGGAAAAAGCAGGCAGAAATAACAGAGGTATCTAATAATGCCCAAGAATCGAAACGTAGGTCGTCACAGTTATCTAGTTCTCAGAGCCAAAAGTACCAACACCAAACAGAGTCCCACGTGCTCGAACCCCGAGACACTACAAACGACGTCGTaacaaccaccaccaccaccgcctCCACCAGCCGCGGCGCCAGGTGGTCGGACCTCAACCAGTACATTTCCAGAATACTATTCCGTGTAGGAATAGCGAGAACATCCCACGTGTCCTTCACCAATTGGTTCTCTCCCTCACACCCATTAGACCAATCAATATTTCACCGACTCGAGAACTCCTTCTACCTCCAAGAATCAACTACTTTTGCACATCTTTCGTCCCAGTTTCGACTCCGGTCGAACCGGAGGTTAGTGTTCGATGTGGTTGACGAAATCTTGGTGGAGATATTAAAACCTTGTATGAACTTGAAGCCGTGGACTAATAATAGGAGTACACGTGGACGGTCAAGATCATCCTCCTCATCCGAGTTTTGGATCATGCATGGGTCCCAGTTGATCGACACGTTGTGTTGGAGAGTTGAGAGCTTTCCCAACAAAGATTGCCAGGTGTTGGAAGACATTGACGAGTTAATCGATAGAGATCTTCCTCATCAGTTGAAGATCCAAAGTGAGATGGCatatgaagaagaaggagaaggatTAGTTATGGAGATTGAAAGAGACATACTTAACACAATACTACTTGAAACGACAATGCTAATGGTTGGATCTCTTACGTACTACTAGTAGAAATGCAATAAAGAAAACGGTGTCGTTTTTACTTGGGTTGATGTGTAAAGAGATTAAGGGGTTGACACGTAGGACAGAGAGTCTTGATGGGTCCCCCCGACAAGGCCTCGCGCGCTCTCTAAAGATCAGTTTTCAAAAGACAATAATATTGACAGAGGAATCCCTTCAAATAATCCTCTTCCTTCTCTGTCTTGCTTTcttgtatattaatatattcgAGTTTTTGTTTGATATAAATAGGGATGttgttctttcttttctttcaacTTTAACTTTAAGAAACTTTTAAGGTGATGTTTCAGCTCAGCTTTTAATATGATTCGCTGATCATGTGATATATATTATGGAATATGGATAATACGTGTACACTTTGTCTTGTCATTCAGTCATTGTACGTAATGACTTGATGACGAAGCTAGCTTATTAAGAtgtgaataaaataattaattcaaaacaatctcttacttttatttaattatctaATATATAAATGTACATTAATATGTAGTACTTTTGTTTATGGATGCACATGAGAGggataaatttgaataattggCAGCTAGCAAATAAGGATAATGTTAACTGATTGGTGAAAACTGTTAATATATTGTTAAGAAATCATGAGATAGTACttaataaaagaatattttgaACACATTAATCAAGGATAATAACCACTAatcctatttatatatatttaatatatatatatttatagcgtTTATAAAAGGGTATATGCTATATAGGAGAATCATACGTAGGATTTGGTTCTATTTCATGGGAGTTTGAGCttgtaaaaaaagtaataataagacAATAACGAAAAAGATGGTTTTGTGCATACCCGAGAAATGGACGTGCATTATTCAAGAAGGCATTTAAGATACTTAATACTATCTCGATGTGAAAATATCATTACTACAAAAAAGAATATTCGCGatggttttaaatttttttttttttttagaactgTCACTAAAAAAATTGAGTGTTTAAAATTATtaggaaaaataagatattCTCGATGGTTTTAAACTGTTGAAAGGTATAGGCAACAGTTTTTAAATGTGCCTTAAAAACTCCCATGCATTTGTAAAAGGGAATTGCCGACGATTTTAAACCGTTGACAATTCTCATGCTTCAATTTCATGAGTTTCGGATCAAAATGTCATTTCCCACttcttaaatttcaaatttttaatttccCTATCTTAAATTTCATTTCCCTCCTTTTAAGATataacccccccccccccccccccccccccaaaaaaaaaaaaaatcatatcttaTTTTCAAAGTCATTTgtaaatttcattttatttccCAGCTCTCGCTCCTTTGCGACCACGAGCCACGTCGTCCCTCTCCTCTACTCTCTCACTCTGTCCCTTTCCAATGCTCTCTCGTGGTAGCACAAAGGTAAGCACAATATTCTCTTACTTGTTGTTTAAATTTCAATTAGCCATGATTTGGTTTGTTGATATTGATCTGTGTgtgtttaaaataaatttaaagctTGCAATGCGAAGAAAGTTTCAAGGATCGTCAAGTGGAAAGAAATTTGAAACTtgtaagaaaaaatttgacGAGGATGAAGACAAGCACAACTACAGTGGAGGAGGATGATTCTTGTAAAGGTTTTGGAGCATATGCGATATATGCGAGAAGTGGTTTTGAGGAGGATGAAGACGATAATTTTTTTGGGGGCAATCCACTATAGCGACGGTTTAGTATagccgacggttttaaaccgtggcCTATAGTTACAACTACAGCCGACAGTTTTAAACTATCAGGAATTTTTTTATAAGGATATTTTTCTACTGTTGCTTATTCTACTTAGTATTTGTGACGCTCGTATAGGCGACACAGTTTTATAGACTGTCGCGAATTCTTTACTCGACGGTGTAAACATATCGAGAATTTTGAGTTTTTTAGTAGTGTATGAAAGTTGTTAAAAAGTATTGTTGGTGTCTAGGACTCTTTCAGTGTCATTAGGCGGATCACTTCTGATCCAAAACATTCAGATACTTGTTAGATCTCGGATCAGATCCACCCCGCCCCGCCTAATACTTTTTCAAATTGAATCTGATCCGATCCGGTttcaatatatttaaaaaatccTTAATGCAAGACTCAGACCCCgtacccgaacttggacccccTAGGATCCgggtgttgggctttgtgccctaaataaaactctatttcaatgtaatcttttctattcaatcaacaataaagaaatagatttaTTTTAAGTACTTATTtagtgtgttatttggttcatgtgatcatttatttatttatttgatttataaattcatccaaatccttatcacattgatattcttatttattgtgttgttaacacagtagaaaataatcaagattgtgtgattaaatgtattcctatgatttatcagtacacagggtttaactgattggataatctacaatgtagtttacttacactttggataagtgctatgttctttctagggcattggttaaagtaagcttggggttggatgcatggagtatgcatcgaaagggaccgatattgaacttgaactagatatgataaacttaccataatatctattcaattcaatatcacctagttgatcctagatcaagtgatctcaatcctgagatggttaggttcttgttcagttgtattatttgtgttcttaaatctgttcgttaaagtcgaccaaatggttcttctcgtgacatataggttaaggacatggtagttcaattgagtgggagcgctaattatagatacagaatctatagcttctatccagaTAAAGAAGTCAAataatgatttccttcgagattGGCCTAACATAGATAAAtaattgagtactcatttcggTGATTATATAAGTTCActggaatatcatttataggtagctaagtgttttcagAATAAAGTACATTGAagagtgtaacggtaaattagtccctacttaatgtagatcatctatagaggatcattgattattagggtaataacaaatggataatagcgtatctattgtaaagcccgcttagttaatttggaaattagcagttgtttatgtttaattatgaaattatttatagctatttaaataatttattattcggttatttatgttattcagtatcttgcatattttgcatttccggtgtccggtattttggaactcgctgtttggctcagtagaaatcacaacttagtatgttagtagtttggggacgggttttagacattgggaatgtcgggaatggccgggaatttagaatttcccaaaaatacccctttagtatgattttcatgattttatggtaaaggggcaaaatggtctttttgccccattagtgttttgtcttatgtgaattgtttatttgaatttaaatagttattttatgtgttttaatggctgaaataaaatagtTAAGTGGCttcattcttttattttatttcattttcaacacttaacaaaaattagaagaaaactttgaaaagaaaagctccctttttcctctccatttcggctgtgcatgtgagtgtttggagctgggttttgctcaaattttcaagtggattctcatccaaatctaagcatttttccaagctaggttagctctcttgatttcttccttaaaattatgaaaaaaatgatgaaaaagttgagtaaaatgcatgcttttgtggctgttattattgctgtgtttggttgttattttctgaggttcaaagcatgtttaattgatgttaattgagttgtttgaagcatgttagttaggttgttcaaagcttttagtttctatgttaaaatatgtgatttttgaatgaaatggttctatttgttgctgtgaggttgctggatgttctttatagttttcagaggtgattatatgctagtttaagtagatttaagctagtggaatgcatgtttaggtggatttgctcaagcttgagtttggaactcaaagcttgagctccaatggtgatttttgtttatgtgttttctgggtggttttgaggccttagatttgttctttggggtgtttagagcaggtctggaaagtttggtaccaattggggttgaattggtcgagttatgaaaattttagttggctgcctgcgaggaaccggaattccggttgtacatccggaattccggatgagggttctgaattttccagaaccggaattccggttgggcaaccggtctaccggttggggaaaattcagggaccctagttttcctcgtttttatgtttttaggggtattgccatgctttttatcgatagggaaacttttagttcctagttttagtccccgggaaagtgatttagcgtgtcacttatagcgttgtgatttttatggtttaggagccagtaatccgccgctcagcttcagttccagtcaggttgaccggcacacctgaaatcggaatccaggtaagattagtataacagtatgcatatgtagattacatgtttagcgtgcatgtaggaagcctgctagattacattagttatgtatttaggcttcgaaccatccaaccctgtcacgtcggtacgagttggagtatgaccaaggcggagtatgaccggttcggccgatcggtgacatttggttggtggttcagtgctattgacctatcccgtcggtacaggctggagtatgaccagcagccggagtaggaccggttcgaccgatcaggaggatacttgtcaatagtaccgtccctatgaacgttcaaaactcagtaccatgttggacatggcagtagtggctcagtaccatgttggacatggcagtagcgggactcagtatcgtgttggacacggcagttagtattatgtatgatattattatgcttttcttactgagtctgtcgactcacagtttatgttcatgtgtaggtaaaggcaaggctatagctgatggaccgtgagcgagcttatgagattgtacatgtcggggcggttaggcctggagcgtacgatcctcgggacagcaaggctgaattttgtaactggtcgttagacgacttttaattttatgtaatagttgaacagttaaactttttgtaaatattttataatcgggatcccgagtcttttgtaatatggttttataagtttaattaaaaagcaaaattttaattaatcacgtttttccataaacctcgttgattagcaacgagctgcacagtacgtttaaaaatcacgtaatacgcctaagatagttagggtgttacatctatattgtggaacatatagagcattctatataattgagagtgtaattccaaatctatagtggtgcaaggagaaattaataagttagagaaattacttggaaaattctagatttgcttattggaagctcggttatataggcccatggtccccatactagttaagacaaattgcttataagactcagttaattgattttagttaatcaattataattctaaagttagactatgtctagtttatgaattttaactAAGTTGTagcttaaatgtgaagaaatagaattttcgggtttatttattaattaagagactttgtggagtctaattaataaataatataaatgacaattttatttaataattaatttaattattaaataaatagttttggcatttgtaGGATTAAAAGtgtaaaaagtggtatttgtgaaaaatagataaatgattgagaaaatggcaaaaatttaaCTAGTGATGGATCCACATAGGGGTCGGCCACTAGGTCCTATTTTTGctcttattttatcattttttatttcaaataattcaaccctaaccctaagagaattagtataaaaaaagaaaggtctcactatccaactaatgcttctATAGCTTTTAAACCTAGTTTTTATTCTGTTAGACAACTAGTTtttttgagacttcttcttcttcttttctctttactaatttcaaaattcttagtgttcttCACCATCAAAACTtgagccttagtgattgagtgcatgcccacccataaaaagttagtcctcaatcatagtgtgtaagactgtgaagaatgtAAACAACTGAAGGAGTGTCGGGCTCatatcttggtgatactctgctacagaaaggatacaagggttagagatctaagcggaagaagtcatttaattccgctacaaccaatgtaaggtttctcataccttttatgtatttattttatattgttttagaggttcatgtttaggatgttaaaaacatacttgttagtaaatctaggtcctggtaaaataaattctaacattAAGACCCAGATCGGACTTGCCCGGGATCCAAACCCGGACCCAGGaccagaccaagacccacaCCCGAACTTGGGACCCATGCTTGGGATTCGGGCCCAGACCcaggactcagaccaagacccagacccgaacccgggaACCAAGCCTAGGACTCGACCCCgacccaagacccagacccagaccctcACCCGAACCCGAGattagaccaagacccaggttTTGGGACTCAAACCTGAAGCCGAACACTCAGACCTGCACCCGAATCCAAaccggacccagacctgaacccgagaccaaggacctggacctagactcgaGACTGGAGACTTGGACCAgcacccagacccgaacctaggCCCGAGACTCGAACCAAAGACCCGAGACCTAAACCAGGAACCGGACCTAACCCAAACCTGGGACCTAGAACCCAAACTAGACTCGGatcttggacccaaacccaaactcaaacctagactcggacccaaaacTAAGACTCTAACatagacctgaacccgaacccggacTCAAAATTGGATTTGAATCTAGACACGGGACCCGAGACCATgaccttggacccgaacctagactcgaacctgAGACTTGAGACTCGGACCCGAGGCACAAACTCAGGACCAGACCTGAACGTGGGACCTAGATTGGACCCAAGACttagacccaaacccggacccgaatCAGGAtacaaacctaaacctagacccagacccagacccaaagaTGGGACTTGGGACCCGGGACTCAAACCCGGATCCAAACCCAAGAACCGGACCCGGAGTTaatctattaatacaagtcaatactaaatatattattgtattaaataatactaatacaaaattaaaataaatataaaattataagtttagatataaaattaaattttaaaaaaaaattgcttggATCAGATCCAATCTAAGTATATGATCTAGCGGGGCGGGACAGGGCAGATCCTTACATGATCTTTAGGTCGAATCATAGTTAGATCAGATTCGACCTATTTACAATCCTAGGTGTCATACCAtcattagtgtaattaagtatcgactcccatataacttaaaaaaatagtgTTTAGAAAATATCACTAACCAATCATGAAATGTCACCTAtaaaaggtgctaggcaccactgttATCCAATAACATTactcatattatttattaaataaaaaaaatgttaaatctAATATTAAATTTCACGAATAGTAGTTTGATACATTTTTTGGTGATTGAGACgttatcatttttcttttttgttattcATAGCTAATGTGCTGAGAGTGCATGctataactaaaaaaataagttaaaaaaatatcgAATGTGTTCTGTTctgttttttaaataaaaattatataatattgtagTGATAGGACTTCTTACCAACTATATAACTATATGTAATTGTTCAAAGTTTTGTGTGCAACTCAATTTGTATACAAAGAGTTTGTATGGTCTACAATAGGCTCTACAATAGTAGTACAAAAAATTTGATTCACTTATGGTGGATCGAAGTTATAAGAGATTAGTTATAGATTCGTGTGTCTATATTAAGAAATTTtctaatgaatttttttttatcttattactATATGTCAATGACATGTTAATAGTCAGCCAGAATGGTAAGATGATAAATCGGCTGAAGAACAAACTATGAGGAGtctttgatatgaaagatttgggggCAGTTAAACAAATGCTAGGAATAGAAATCATTCGTGATAGACCTTCTCTAAGGTTATGCTTGTCACTAGAGAACTATGTTGAACGAATACTTGGGAGATTCAAGGGCCGGCACTGAGTTGAAATGGGCCATAAGCAAAAAAAATTGGACCCTTAATATAAagataaatggtatttttaaaaattattaaaaaaatatgtatattttttaaaaggtaaatttttttatttgggccccTAAAATGAGGGGACCCTAGGcgcaggcctagcccgcctatgcctagggttGGCCCTGGGTTCAACATAAAAGATGCAAAGCCAGTTTCTATTGGGATTTTATGttgtaaataaaactcatttcaatataatataatttgccatcaatagaatattagaagccatttatgtttacatcttattttcatgtttatagttttaatatacaaattttgttaaatccaaaacatatagttattaataattatagtgATGTCTTCAAATGTGgaaagtaattgtgattatatgcttcaaagttCTAGTCCCATGATTTATCAGTCCACTAGATTtaactgatgtgataatcaatgataaagtttacttacacaTTGATATGTGGTaagtcctttctagggcattgataaagtatactagtatcggatgtatggagtatatatcAGGCTGGACCGATAatgaacttggataagatatcgtAAACTTACAATTATATCTTtgtaagtcaatatcacttagttgatcttagatcaatagatcttaatcctgagatggttaggttctagcttaactgtattatttgtgttctttgacttgtttgtTAGAGTTGACCAAATAGATCGGCCCAATACTTAAATCTTGGAAtcatggtaatacaattgagtgggagcgctaatcatagatattttattttgatattatattttttattgattaaataaatgttacaaaagttatatgtaacgccctaatgctaaggcacgctacagtgctttttcaataattgtgcgatctttgctaatcaaagaaatttctcgaaaaacgtgtcaaattaaaacttttgcattaaacattaaactttgtaatttaataaaatatttacaagtgccgggatcccgatttttaaaactttacaaactttactttttaaatatacattccaaaatatacagatttacaggtcgcacagcgacattcaaaatacaactcccagatgtcccgagaccgaacactccaggtcgcgctgcttgacatgtacaatctcacccgagctcaagatcactcctgttcagccttcgcc is part of the Cannabis sativa cultivar Pink pepper isolate KNU-18-1 chromosome 5, ASM2916894v1, whole genome shotgun sequence genome and encodes:
- the LOC115716917 gene encoding uncharacterized protein LOC115716917, translating into MGKEYWYWGGKSSKRGREAVAKDAATASAGCMCAVFQLFDFQQFQLPNLNQDAKPSFKQGSSPFIQLQEPVSPKGIEAPRNSLKSDEGTSLSSIIEEEEDTKENFNLTIPTMGIQIKTNGGSRSSSKAGGAISDFSSDTSSSPSTKTPSLVARLMGLDLLPETNSPSFTPPASHSAQQNRVKRLPLRPRQPQLQTKDLTNYSGTRSLPETPRISLARRSDVDYHPRLSLQINKENNNNNNNNNNAANLCTDDLDFSKLSALRRKQLRVHETDHHHYESSTRSPGHYARQIVKQVKESVSRKVGLVDITNTSSRNREYNQSKDELVKQLKSKKVSKGLAKLDDQASGAKNYSLSISNNSCSPRLRFTDPKTIRTISTISTTCTTTAPTTTTTTASTATTSLCASSKDQISIQISRPLPIMTTSSSSLAPDKLATVKSKALQERGGHHETTSFHQKSRTSTKKAGREAGFGARLQKMQEETFVRSSTSTRSNIPDKKCKKTPLSNNLLNNINVPTLFSVKKSHPISHNKQAEITEVSNNAQESKRRSSQLSSSQSQKYQHQTESHVLEPRDTTNDVVTTTTTTASTSRGARWSDLNQYISRILFRVGIARTSHVSFTNWFSPSHPLDQSIFHRLENSFYLQESTTFAHLSSQFRLRSNRRLVFDVVDEILVEILKPCMNLKPWTNNRSTRGRSRSSSSSEFWIMHGSQLIDTLCWRVESFPNKDCQVLEDIDELIDRDLPHQLKIQSEMAYEEEGEGLVMEIERDILNTILLETTMLMVGSLTYY